A region of the Gemmatimonadaceae bacterium genome:
GGCGCCGATGGCGGCCTTCGCGCACTGGACGCGGGGGGTGGTGCTGCTGCGCGCGAACGACCTGGCCGGCGCGCATCGCGCGGCCGAGCGGGCGGTGGCGCTCGACCCCGAGGAGTCGGACACGCACGTGTTGCGGGCGCGGGTGTTCCTGCAGAAGTCGCAGTGGGAGTCGGCGCGCGCCGCGGTGGCGGATGCCGCATCACACGGTGCCGATGACGAGGAGCTGATGCCGCTGCGCGCCGCGATCGCGGCGGGACGTGGCCTGGACGTGCGGGCCGGCGACACCTGGCGCGCGTTCGCGCAGCAGTATCCCGCCAACGCGCTCGCACGCACGGGCCACGCCTGGACGCTGCTGGAATCCGGCGACGTGACGAGCGCACGCAGCGAGTTCGAGCAGGCGCGCGAGCTGGACCCGACCAACGCCTGGGCGCTCGAGGGGCTCGAGGTGACGAAGACGCGCCTGCGCCCGGTGCATCGCCGCCTGGCCTCGTCGCTCTACGGACGCGTGATGGCGCGGCGCGAGGAGACGATGGTGATTGCCGGCACGGTGCTGGTGGCCTGCGGCCTCCTGCTCATCGCCAGCGGCTGGGTCGGTGTGGTGCTGCCGCTGGCCCTGACGGTGCTCGGTGCATCACTCCCGATGATCGACGCGTGGCGCCGGAAGGCCTGACGCACAGCGGCGTCGGCGCCGCGCGATGACGGAACCGCTCCGCGCGCCAGGCGTGCCGCTGAACGTGGCGCTGGTAGGCTACGGGTTCGTGGGGAAGGTGTTCCATGCGCCACTGGTCATGGCGGTGGAGGGGCTGCACCTGCACACGGTGGTGTCATCCAACGCGCACGCGGTGCACGCCGACCTGCCGCAGGTGCAGGTGGCCCCGACGCTCGACGCGGCGCTGGCGGATGCGGCGGTCGACCTGGTGGTGATCGCGACACCGAATGCCGTGCACGCGGCACAGGCGCATGCCGCCCTGGATGCCGGGAAGCACGTGGTGGTGGACAAGCCGTTCACGGTGACGGTGGCCGAGGCGGTGGACGTGATCGCCCATGCCGAGGCGGCGGGCCGGGTGCTGTCGGTGTTCCACAACCGTCGCTACGACAGCGACTTCCTGACGTTGCGCGGGCTGGTGACGGCGGGGGACCTGGGTGTGGTGACGCAGTACGAGAGTCACTTCGACCGCTTCCGGCTGGACGTGCGTGACCGGTGGCGTGAGAAGGCAGGCCCGGGCGCCGGCCTGTGGTACGACCTGGGCCCGCACCTGGTGGACCAGGCGCTGCAACTCTTCGGGATGCCGCTCGGCATCACCGCCGACATCGCGGTGCAGCGCGACGGCGCCGAGACCGACGACTACTTCCACGCGACGCTGCGCTATCCGCGGCTGCGCGTGCTGCTGCACGGGTCGGCGCTGGTGGCCGCACACGACCTGCGGTTCGCCGTGCACGGCACACGCGGCAGCTTCGTGAAGCAGGGGCTGGACAGCCAGGAGGATGCGCTGAAGGCGGGCCGCACGCCGGGTGACGCGCACTGGGGCGTGGATCCGCGTCCCGGCACGCTCACGCGGGTGGCCGGTGACGACCTGACGACGCGCACGATCAGCGGGCCGCCGGGTGACTATCGCGCCTACTATGCCGGCGTGCGCGACGCGATCCTCGGTGCCGGCCCCAACCCCGTCCCGGGCGCCGAGGCGCTCGACGTCATGCGCCTGATCGCGGCCGGCGTGCAGAGCGCACTGGCGCGCTCCGAGATCGCGATCGCCTGACCGGCTCAGTTTCGCAACGGCAACCGCTTCGACGCAAAGACGCAAAGGGGCGCGAAGGACGCAAAGAAGGGCGTGTAGGAAATGCGTGCGTGGGCTCGGAAGCTCGAGCGCGCACGAAGTTCCCCAACAACGCTGTTCTTCGCGTCCTTTGCGTCCCCTTTGCGTCTTTGCGTCTAAGCCGTTGCGGTTGCCGTTGACGTTGACGTTGCAGTCGGGTCGCAGCTATGCGAGCTCGGACTGGAGCCGCTTGAGGAGCGCGAGGGTGCCGCGGACGCCGTCGGGCTCGGGGGTGCGCTCGCCCTCGAACTCGATCCCCACCCAGCCGTGGAAGCGGGCGGCGAGGACGATGCGCAGCATGCGCGGGAAGTCGATGGTCGTCTCGTTGCCGGCGGCGTCGAACTCGAACGACTTGGCGCTCACCGCCTTGGCGTACGGCATCATCTCGGTCACGGCCTGGTAGCGGTCGTAGTCGTAGAAGTTGCCGAAGTCGGGGAGGGTGCCCATGCGCGGGTGGTCCACGCGCTGCATCACGCCCACCAGCCAGTCGCCGTGTGAGGAGAGGCCGCCGTGGTTCTCGACGATCACGTTGAGCTGCATCGGCGCGGCGACCTCCACCAGGCGGCGGAGGCCGTCGGCGGCGAGCTTCTGCTGCTCGTCGGGGGTGCCGGTGCTCTGCGCGTTGACGCGGATGGTGGCGCAGCCGAGGGTCTTGGCGGCGTCGAGCCACTTGCGGTGGTTGTCCACGGCCTGGGCGCGCTTCGCGGCATCGGGATCGCCGAGCGCGCCCTCGCCGTCGACCATGATCAGGTGCTGGTAGACGCCTTCGTCGCGCGCGCGCCGGTTCATCTCGGCCAGGTAGGCGGCGTCGGTGGCCTTGTCCTTGAAGAAGATGTTGACGTACTCGATGGCCTTGATGCCGTAGGTGCGCCGGGCGATTCGGGCGAAGTCGAGGTGTTCCATCTCCTTCGCGAAGAGCGCCTTGTGGAACGACCACTGGGCGAGCGAGATGCGGAACGGCGGTTCCTTGCCGGCGTGCTGCAGCAGCCCGGGCACGGTGGCCGCGGCGACGGCGGCCTGGAGGAAGGTGCGGCGTTCCATGTCGGGCTCCGGAGGTCTGGTGGGTGGGCGTCCACGGACGGTTGTGCGGGGCCGGCGTCTTCTCGGCGCTCGCCGTGCTGAGTGCTGCGGAAATCTACCCGGGACGGGAATCCACCCGCCCGGCCTTCGCGACCGTTCTGTACTGCTCCCGCGCCCGCGGCGTGAACTTCTCGATGGCGTAGCGCACGGCGGTACGCGGCATCTGTCGCCAGTGCGCGTCGAGGAAGGCCAGCAGCGCGGGCCGGTCGCGCTCGCCGACTTCGCGCAGCAGCCAGCCGGTCGCCTTGTGGATCAGCGGGTGCGGATCCTCCAGCAGCAACTGCGCGATGTGGAGCGTGGGTGCGACCTCACCACGGCGCAGGTGATGGAAGGTGGAGAGGATCGCGATGCGCCGCTCCCACAGGTTCCCCGACGCCGCGAGGCGCTCCAGGAGGCGCAGGTCGCCTGACGGCACGTGCGTGCCGATGAGGTGCTCGGCCGACGAGTCGACGAGGTCCCAGTTGTCGATGTGGCGGAGGTTCGCCATGCAGGCGTCGAACACCGCCTGCTGCACCGCGGTGTCGCCGCGCCGGTGCAGCTGCACCATCGACAGCAACGCCAGGAGGCGCTCCTCATGCCACTTCGAGCGGAGCAGTGTGACGCACGTGCCGAGCGTGACGGTGCGGTTCGCGCGCACGATTGCGCGCGTGGCCGGCACCGACACCCCGAGAAACGCGTCACCCTCGGCGTACTGCCCGGGGCCGGCCTGGAAGTAGCGCGGTGCCTGCTCGGCCCGCCGCGGATCGACCTGTGCGCGCAGGGCACGGCGCAGGTGCGCGAGCGTCGGCGGGACCGGCGTCGGCTCAGCGTGTGCCACGCACGGCCCCGATGTCAGCCGACGGTTCCTGGTGTGTGCCTGCCCGAGAGGTCACGATCTTCGTCCCCTTGAACGGCGTGGACGATTGGTGTGCAAGGTCGCTGCGTCGGTGTGACGAGACGGATTGTTGGTTTCCACGATGCCACTGATGCGACAGACGTCCGAGCAGCTGCACCGCACGACGGTTCGAATCCATGCCCCCTTGAACGGAGGCATGCCCGCTTCCAAGTCGTCTTGCCCCGCAGATACCCGTGATCCGCTGCCGCCTACCGCGCCCCGACCTTCGTGACTGCGGTCGGGAACCCGCGTGCATACGCGATGTAGTCCACCGGCGCCGGCGCGATGCCGGCCTGCTTCAGCAGCAGGTTCACCTTGCCCCGATGGTAGTGCGCGTGCAGGAACACCTGGTACAGGATGTCCCGCACCGGCGTCTCGAAGGAGATGCCGGCGGTGTTGGTGTACGTCACCACCCGCAGCAGGTCGGCCTCGATCAGGGTGTCGAGGTGGCGCGCATAGCCCACACGCACGTCGAGTGCGAGCTGCCGGATGTAGTCCTGGTCCGAGTCCGGCCAGATCGGGCAGCGCGGCCCACGTCCCTCGATGCGGGCCAGCCAGTTCTCGTCGGAGCCGAGCACGTGCGCGAACTCGCGCGCGGCCTCGGCCGGCCAATCCGGCGCGGAGGCGAGCGCGTCGAGCATCGCATCGTCCGCCCAGGCGAGGTGTTCCCGCAGGCGTCGCAGTTCCGTCAGCATGGTACTTCTCCTCGCCGTGTGGCGCGGTTCAGGGGACGCTGCCCTTCCGGTAGTCGAGCTGCGGCTTCTGCGAGCCGAGCGCGGTGGTGTAGGTGAACCCCGGCCCGCGGCGGCGGTTCAGTTCCGCCTTCGCCGCCTCGATCGTCGCCGGTGACGTGAACAGGTCGGCCGCGGTGAGGGCCATGGTCTTCGCTGCGATCATCATGCCCTTCGTGCCGATGCTCATGCCACCGGCCGCCACGGCCTGCCACGAGTGGGCCGCCGTGCCCGGCACCCAGGTGGCGGCGCTGAGCTGCACGGTGGGCACCACCCAGCTCACGTCGCCGACATCGGTCGAGCCGGCGTCGGCCTGGTCCAGCACCAGCGGCTTGATGCGCGCGGTGGTCTCCAGCGGCACGGCGGTGAACGCCGTGGACTTCTGGAGCCGCTCGGCGAAGGCGCGCTCCTCGGGGGTGTAGGTGTAGCCGCCCACCCGCTCCAGGGCCCGCTGCTGCACCCGCGCCAGCACCTCGTTGGGCTGCATGGCGTAGACCGATCCCACCAGCTGGAGGTCGAAGGTGGTGCCGGTGCCGATCGCGGCCCCGCGGGCGGCGTTCGTGATCCGCTCCCAGATGTCGCGCACCACCCGCATGTCCACGTGCCGGGCGTAGTAATAGACCTCCGCCTCGTCGGGCACCACGTTCGGCGCGCGGCCCCCGCTGGTGATGACGTAGTGGATGCGGCTGCCATCGGGGATGTGCTCGCGCATGTAGTTCGTCATCACGTTCATCACTTCCACACCGTCCAGCGCCGACCGGCCGCGCTCCGGCGAGGCGGCCGCGTGGGCGCTCAGTCCGTGGAAGCGGAACTTGCCCGAGATGTTCGCCATCGAGCGATTGCCCGAGACCTCGTTCGCGTCGCCGGGATGCCAGGCGATCACGGCATCCACGTCGTTGAACACGCCATCACGCACCATGTAGACCTTGCCGCCGCCCCCTTCCTCGGCCGGCGTGCCGATCATGCGCAAGGTGCCGGCGACGTGGTTGGCGATCATCCACTCCTTCAGCGCGATGGCGGCGGCGGTGCTGGCGGTGCCGAAGAGATGGTGGCCGCAGCCGTGCCCGGGCCCTCCGGCGACGAGCGCGTTCCGTTCCGGCGTGTTCGCCTGCGACAGGCCGGGCAGGGCATCGAACTCGCCGAGGATTGCGATGACGGGTTTGCCACTGCCGTACTCGGCGACGAATGCGGTGGGTTCACCGGCCACGCCGGCCGTGACGCGGAAGCCGGCCGTGCGCAGCTCCGACTGCAGCAGCGCCGAGCTGCGCACCTCCATGTAGCCCACCTCGGCCCAGTCCCAGATCTGCTTCGCGACCGTGGCGAAGTGGCCGGTGCCGGCATCGAGGGTGGCGAGCATCGGCGCCGTGCCGGCGGCCGGCTTCGGGAGCTGGGCAGCGAGCGGCACCGCGGCGAGCAGGCCGGCGGCGAACAGCAGGGCAGCGTGGGAGCGTCGCGGCATTCCAGGGGAGGCAGGGCGTCAGGGAACCGCGGTGTGCGGGTCCATCCCCGTAACTTGTCGTCGTGCACTCCCGGCCGCGATCCGCGAATCCCTGACGCCTGCCCCGATCCGTCAGAGCGGCACGATCCCGTGCCGGAGGCCGTACGACACCGCCTCGCTGCGGGTGCGCACGGCGAGCTTGGCGAAGATCGCCTGCAGGTGGTACTTGACCGTGCTCGGGCTGATGCCGAGCCGGCCGCCGATCTGCTTGTTGCCCAGCCCCTCGGCCAGTGCCCGGAGCACCTCGAGTTCGCGGTCGGTGAGGCGGGGGTCACCGTCGGCCGCGTCGGGGAGCTCTGCGCGCAGCTCGCGGCGCGGCGTCCGGTCGCGGGGGGCGCCTGACGGCGGGAGCACCGACGGCGCGACCACCGTGAGTCCGCGCAGCACGGCGTGCGCCGCGGCGACCACGTCGTCGGCATCGCAGTCGAGCGGGAGCCAGGCGGTGCTGCCGCGGGCGAGCTGCGTCGCGGGCGGGTGCACACCGGGGTCGACGAGGTGGATAGTGGGCGTGCGCGGGCCGCTCGCCTCGTCGGCGTTGGGCCACTCGGTGACGTAGACGGCGTGGGCGGCGTGCGGGCGCGGCGCCCGGTGCGCGCGCCCGTCGTCCAGCAGCACCGCCTCATGCCCGATGAATCCCGCGCCGAGGCGCGCCCGCACCACGGCGGGCATCGCCCCGAGCGTCAGGTGGATCCGGTCATCGGGCAAGGGTCAGCGGGCCGTGCGTGGACGTTCCCCGATCGTCACCGGCAGGATCACCACCTCGCCGCCGCGCACCACCTGCAGCTGCACCGTGGTCCCCACTCGGTCGCTGCCGAGGAAGGCGAGCACGTCGTCGTGCTGCGCGATGCGGACCTCGTCGATGCGCACCAGCACGTCGCCGATCATGACACCGCCGTGTGCCGCCGGGCTGTCGTGCTCCACGTCCAGCACCACCAGGCCGCCGCGACCGTCGAAGCCGAGCTTGGCGGTGGCGCTGTCGGAGAACCGCACGGACTGCATGCTGGCGCCAAGCCAGCCGCGAGCCACGTAGCCGCGATTGAGGACGGCGTCGAGGATGCGGTCGATGGTGGTGTCGGGGATGGTGACGCAGAGCGGCTTGCTCATGCCGCCGGAGTTGATGCCCGCGACGCCACCACTGGCGGTGACGAGGGGGCCGCCGCCGAAGCCGGGAAAGAGCTCGATGTCGCTCTGGATGCGCCGGTCGAGGGTGCCGCCGCGCCAGGTGCGCCAGGCCTCGCCGACGCTGCTCACGACGCCGGCGGTGGCGTGATGCCCGTCGCCGCCGGTGCGGGCGAGGGCGAGGACGAGGTGGCCGGGGCGGAGGTCGGCGGCGGCGGCCCTGGGCGCGACGGGCAGGAGCCCGGTCGGGATCCGCAGGGCGGCGAGGTCGGTGCCGGCATCGCGGCCAGCCAGCGTGGCGGTGACGCGCGTGCCGTCGGGCATGGTGACGGCGATGTCGTCGGTGCGCTTCACGGTGGCGTCGGTGGTGACGATCACGCCATCGCGCCAGTGCACGCCGGTGCTGGCGAGTCGGGGACGGGCGTGGACGGCGACGACGCTGGCGGCAGCGGCGCTGACCGCATCAGCGAGCTGATCTGAGAAGGCGGCGAGTGACGACATGGCACGGGGGGTTGGGTGTGGCGAACCGTGGTACACGCACGGCAGGTCTCCGGTGCGTCGGGAGGAAGGGTGGCCTGCAGTGGGGGGCGCCGACATCGGACGAACGGACAGGGTCGGGTTGCCATTCCTGAACATTTCATGAATATCGTGCGTAGCCCGTGCGGTCGCTCCCCGACACCTTCGTCCCGCCCCCGCATGCCCCGACGTCCGCTGCTGTCCCTCGTCCTCCTCTGCGCCACCGTCACCACGGGCCGCAGCGTGTCGGCGCAGGCGCGTGACTCGGTGGCGCGGCGCATCGAACCGGTCACGGTGCGGAGCAATCGCACGCCGAGTGTCGTCGGCGGGGCCAGCGCGATCGTGCTGCGACCGGACAGCCTGCCGATGCCGCTCATGCCGTCGCCACTGCTCGACCAGGTGCTGCGGCAATCGCCGTTCGTGCTCGTGCGACAGAACTCGCGCGGCGAGATGGAGTTGTCGGTGCGGGGCTCCGACTCGCGCCAGGCGGCGGTGCTGGTGGACGGCCTGCCGATCACACTCGGCTGGGATCATCGCAGCGATCCATCGCTCTTCCCGACCACCGGCGTGGACCGGATCCAGATCGTGCGGGGACTGGGGACGGTGCTGGCCGGACCGAACACGCTTGGTGGCGTGATCGAGCTGCATCTCAACGATCCGCTCGTGCGCGGTGCCGCGGCACCGCCGCCCACGGCCTATTTCGGCAGTGGACTCGACCAGTTCGCCGGGCGCGTGCTGTCGGCAACCGCCAGCGCGCCGATCGCGCTCGGGGGCGGCACGTTCCGCGTCCGGGCCGGCGCGACGTATCGCGAGCGACCGGGGTTCGCGCGCAGCGGTGGTGATGCCGGTGACGGGGTGACGGGTGGCGCCGCCGATCCGGGTGATGCCCGCGACTCGCAGCTGCGCACGAACACCGACCTGCGGCAGGTGGATGGCTTCGGAGCGCTGCGGTACGACCACGGCAGCGGCGCCTTCGTGGGCCTGACGCTGGCGGCCAACGATGCCCGTCGTGGCGTCGCGCCGGAACAGCACATCCGGGCACCGCGCTTCTGGCGCTACCCGCAGCAGGGGCGCCAGCTCGGGATCCTGTCCGCCGGGACCGGCGTTCGCACCACGCCATTCGGCTACGGCACGCTCCAGGCCAGCGTCGGCGCGAACCGCAGTGACGTCGAGATCGAGAGCTACTCGTCGCGCACGTTCACGACCGTGAGCACGCGCGAACTCGGCGACGAGGAGACGCGCACGGCGCGCGTCCAGGCGTCACATTCGCTGCCGCGCGGCGGCCAGCTCAGGATCGGCGGCACGACCAACGACGTGCGCTATGACGAGACGCTGGACGCGCAGCTCGCCACGTCGGTGGCGTCGGAATACCAGCAGCGACTGACCAGCCTCGGCGCCGAGGTGGAAGTGCCGGTCACCTCGCGGCTGCTCGTGAGCGGTGGCGCGGTGCGCGACGCGGCGCGCTCGCCGAAGACCGGCGGCAAGGTCAGCCTCGGCACGCTGAGCAA
Encoded here:
- a CDS encoding TonB-dependent receptor, giving the protein MPRRPLLSLVLLCATVTTGRSVSAQARDSVARRIEPVTVRSNRTPSVVGGASAIVLRPDSLPMPLMPSPLLDQVLRQSPFVLVRQNSRGEMELSVRGSDSRQAAVLVDGLPITLGWDHRSDPSLFPTTGVDRIQIVRGLGTVLAGPNTLGGVIELHLNDPLVRGAAAPPPTAYFGSGLDQFAGRVLSATASAPIALGGGTFRVRAGATYRERPGFARSGGDAGDGVTGGAADPGDARDSQLRTNTDLRQVDGFGALRYDHGSGAFVGLTLAANDARRGVAPEQHIRAPRFWRYPQQGRQLGILSAGTGVRTTPFGYGTLQASVGANRSDVEIESYSSRTFTTVSTRELGDEETRTARVQASHSLPRGGQLRIGGTTNDVRYDETLDAQLATSVASEYQQRLTSLGAEVEVPVTSRLLVSGGAVRDAARSPKTGGKVSLGTLSKAGWRVGTTFLARPGVRLHLSASERARFPALRELYSGALSRFDPNPLLRPETLLGIEAGVTMTGAVLERHGLQVQAVGFRHRLDDAVVRITLPSRLFRRINRDQIRSAGFEGAVSWSPPSLSGVTVTADGTIQRIRVHDNTITGDADNARRPEHNPEFRGALAIGAPIVAGIRGSVVSRHTGAQYCLHPDLGTTVKLAGQTTGDAALSRGFALRRGGLVQRIVTTLALDNVANRTVYDQCGLPQPGRTFRMGFELR
- a CDS encoding response regulator transcription factor; translation: MPDDRIHLTLGAMPAVVRARLGAGFIGHEAVLLDDGRAHRAPRPHAAHAVYVTEWPNADEASGPRTPTIHLVDPGVHPPATQLARGSTAWLPLDCDADDVVAAAHAVLRGLTVVAPSVLPPSGAPRDRTPRRELRAELPDAADGDPRLTDRELEVLRALAEGLGNKQIGGRLGISPSTVKYHLQAIFAKLAVRTRSEAVSYGLRHGIVPL
- a CDS encoding oxidoreductase; the encoded protein is MTEPLRAPGVPLNVALVGYGFVGKVFHAPLVMAVEGLHLHTVVSSNAHAVHADLPQVQVAPTLDAALADAAVDLVVIATPNAVHAAQAHAALDAGKHVVVDKPFTVTVAEAVDVIAHAEAAGRVLSVFHNRRYDSDFLTLRGLVTAGDLGVVTQYESHFDRFRLDVRDRWREKAGPGAGLWYDLGPHLVDQALQLFGMPLGITADIAVQRDGAETDDYFHATLRYPRLRVLLHGSALVAAHDLRFAVHGTRGSFVKQGLDSQEDALKAGRTPGDAHWGVDPRPGTLTRVAGDDLTTRTISGPPGDYRAYYAGVRDAILGAGPNPVPGAEALDVMRLIAAGVQSALARSEIAIA
- a CDS encoding DNA alkylation repair protein gives rise to the protein MAHAEPTPVPPTLAHLRRALRAQVDPRRAEQAPRYFQAGPGQYAEGDAFLGVSVPATRAIVRANRTVTLGTCVTLLRSKWHEERLLALLSMVQLHRRGDTAVQQAVFDACMANLRHIDNWDLVDSSAEHLIGTHVPSGDLRLLERLAASGNLWERRIAILSTFHHLRRGEVAPTLHIAQLLLEDPHPLIHKATGWLLREVGERDRPALLAFLDAHWRQMPRTAVRYAIEKFTPRAREQYRTVAKAGRVDSRPG
- a CDS encoding sugar phosphate isomerase/epimerase encodes the protein MERRTFLQAAVAAATVPGLLQHAGKEPPFRISLAQWSFHKALFAKEMEHLDFARIARRTYGIKAIEYVNIFFKDKATDAAYLAEMNRRARDEGVYQHLIMVDGEGALGDPDAAKRAQAVDNHRKWLDAAKTLGCATIRVNAQSTGTPDEQQKLAADGLRRLVEVAAPMQLNVIVENHGGLSSHGDWLVGVMQRVDHPRMGTLPDFGNFYDYDRYQAVTEMMPYAKAVSAKSFEFDAAGNETTIDFPRMLRIVLAARFHGWVGIEFEGERTPEPDGVRGTLALLKRLQSELA
- a CDS encoding tetratricopeptide repeat protein; its protein translation is MSQLDETLISARLGELIADARFADGLDLLNRCLVSNPGDAWLCGMRALLLLETGDTPGAVLASATAVEQAPMAAFAHWTRGVVLLRANDLAGAHRAAERAVALDPEESDTHVLRARVFLQKSQWESARAAVADAASHGADDEELMPLRAAIAAGRGLDVRAGDTWRAFAQQYPANALARTGHAWTLLESGDVTSARSEFEQARELDPTNAWALEGLEVTKTRLRPVHRRLASSLYGRVMARREETMVIAGTVLVACGLLLIASGWVGVVLPLALTVLGASLPMIDAWRRKA
- a CDS encoding DinB family protein, yielding MLTELRRLREHLAWADDAMLDALASAPDWPAEAAREFAHVLGSDENWLARIEGRGPRCPIWPDSDQDYIRQLALDVRVGYARHLDTLIEADLLRVVTYTNTAGISFETPVRDILYQVFLHAHYHRGKVNLLLKQAGIAPAPVDYIAYARGFPTAVTKVGAR
- a CDS encoding amidohydrolase, whose amino-acid sequence is MPRRSHAALLFAAGLLAAVPLAAQLPKPAAGTAPMLATLDAGTGHFATVAKQIWDWAEVGYMEVRSSALLQSELRTAGFRVTAGVAGEPTAFVAEYGSGKPVIAILGEFDALPGLSQANTPERNALVAGGPGHGCGHHLFGTASTAAAIALKEWMIANHVAGTLRMIGTPAEEGGGGKVYMVRDGVFNDVDAVIAWHPGDANEVSGNRSMANISGKFRFHGLSAHAAASPERGRSALDGVEVMNVMTNYMREHIPDGSRIHYVITSGGRAPNVVPDEAEVYYYARHVDMRVVRDIWERITNAARGAAIGTGTTFDLQLVGSVYAMQPNEVLARVQQRALERVGGYTYTPEERAFAERLQKSTAFTAVPLETTARIKPLVLDQADAGSTDVGDVSWVVPTVQLSAATWVPGTAAHSWQAVAAGGMSIGTKGMMIAAKTMALTAADLFTSPATIEAAKAELNRRRGPGFTYTTALGSQKPQLDYRKGSVP
- a CDS encoding trypsin-like peptidase domain-containing protein yields the protein MSSLAAFSDQLADAVSAAAASVVAVHARPRLASTGVHWRDGVIVTTDATVKRTDDIAVTMPDGTRVTATLAGRDAGTDLAALRIPTGLLPVAPRAAAADLRPGHLVLALARTGGDGHHATAGVVSSVGEAWRTWRGGTLDRRIQSDIELFPGFGGGPLVTASGGVAGINSGGMSKPLCVTIPDTTIDRILDAVLNRGYVARGWLGASMQSVRFSDSATAKLGFDGRGGLVVLDVEHDSPAAHGGVMIGDVLVRIDEVRIAQHDDVLAFLGSDRVGTTVQLQVVRGGEVVILPVTIGERPRTAR